The window CCACTCGCCACTGATCGAAATTGTAGTTTTTGTGGTTATTGCATCCTTACTTACACCGGCTCACCATAAAGTGGAGCACTGGCTGATTAATAAGCTGAGTAAAATACGAGAATACCATCAGCAAATAAGGCAACTTAAAAACAATGACTAAATAACCAGGATTAGCTACTTATTTTTTTGGAGGTGGGGCTTGACCGTTCCTTCCGCCTGTATCGGTAGAATCTTTCATTTTTGAGGATGACATTACTTTTGTGCTATCTACAACCATTGTATCGGTTGTTTTTACGATAGTTGTGTCGGTAGTGGTTTCGATTTTCTTTTCATTGTTGCAGCTTTGCAGTGATAATGCCGATCCGAGTGAAACAACAATTGCCCCGGTTAAAATTATTTTTTTCATCTGGTTTGAGTTAAGTTTTCTGAAAGTTACAGCTTAAAATTTGCTTAGTAAATGGTTGTAAATCATTTTGTTGAAATGTGTAAACTATTTTTGCCGACTTACAAAGCAGTATTAAGCTTAAAATGGTTTATTACAGCTACTGCTATGTATAAAGCAATTTGAGCCGTATCGGCAGATTTTAGAAATTATATCGATATTAGATCCAAAGCTATTTAACCTCCTTAACCATGCAAGAAATAGATGTTGTTGCGTATGCCTTTTCTCAATTTGCTAAAATGGACAGTGCGGCCTTCGAACTATCAAAACTCAACTGGAAAATAAAACGATATAAAAAAGGCGAATTTTACAATGAGCATAGAACAGTTTGCAAATTTCTGGGCTTTATAATAGATGGTGTATTCCGTTCTTATGTGGTTGACGAAAAAAGTGGTGAAGAAAAAAATGTATTTCTCTATTCGGGCAATCAGTTTGTAGTCACTTTTAAAAGTTTTATTAATCAGCAACCCTGCGATTACCACACGCAGGCCATGACCGATGCATTGGTCGTATATATCCACATTGATGATTTACTACAGCTTTACCAGCAGTCGCACCAGTGGGAAACCTTTGGGAGGCTTTTGGCACAAGAAGCTTTTAATATTGCCATGGATAGGGCAGAGAGTTTTGTGTTTAAAACGCCCGAGCAGCGTTATCTTGATCTGATTAAGTACCACCCACAGATTTTTAACAATATTCCGCTCTATCACATTTCTTCTTATTTAGGCATTCAGGGGCCATCATTAAGCAGGATAAGAAAAAGACTTACCGGTAAATAACGATTTTAACCTGGGTTAAAATTATTGCTGTTTTTAAGGCGGAGATTTGAGGTGTCAAATTAAAACTAAAAACAACATGAAAACTTTAAAATCAAAAACAATCGTATTGGTACATGGTCTGTTTGTAAACAACAAAAGCTGGGAAAACTGGAAAACTTTCTTCGAAACCAAAGGGTACACCGTTTATGCACCTGCCAATCCATCTCATAACGGCAATCCCGAAGCGTTAAGAAAAAACATCGACCCTAATTTAACCCAGGTAAATTTTGTTGATGTGGTAAATAACCTCGTTCAGTTTATAGATGCCTTACCCGAACAACCAATTCTGATTGGCCATTCCTTAGGCGGTTTAACTGTTCAGAAATTAATGGACCTCGGTAAAGGCGAAGCAGGCGTAATGATTGATGGCGCTCCTCCACAAGGTGTTATTCCATACGAATGGAGTTTTTGGAAATCTAATTTTACAGTGGTTAACCCATTTAAAGGCAACTCCGTTTTTATGCCAACTAAAGCCTGGTTTCATTATACATTTGGTAATACCTTGCCAAGAGTAGAATCGGATAAAGTATTTGATGAATTTGTAGTTCCCGAAAGCAGGGCAATTGCCTGGGGAACATTAAAAAGCTATGCTAAAATTGATTTTAAAAAGGCCCATCAGCCACTGTTATTCATTGCCGGCGAGAAAGATCATATTATGCCAGCCAGTTTAAATAAACGAAACTATGAAGCCTATAAAAACCAGGATAGCCATAGGGTAACTGATTTTAAAATGTTTAACGGCAGGAGCCATTTTATTTGTGGTGAGGAGGGCTGGGAAGAAGTAGCAACCTATATTTACAATTGGATTAAAAACTAGTTGTCTGCTGGTTTATATTCCGAAAGCTGGGGTTGAAATGAAAATTCGAGATAGTGGCTAGAGTGCTTTGTGCTCAACCAGGTAAGGTCATGAGCAGAGCGCTTGCCTTCTGATTAAAAATGAGCCAATTACAACATTATCTTCTTATTAAATAGTGGCTTGTATAGTTGAAAATCCATTTCTAAACACTATCTTTGCGCCAAATTTGAGGCGCATTTTATGCAAAAGATTAGAAATATAGCTATTATAGCACACGTTGACCACGGTAAAACCACGTTGGTTGATAAGATTTTACACTCTTGTTCTGTTTTTAGAGATAATGAACAAAAAGGAGAGTTGATATTGGATAACAACGATTTAGAGCGTGAGCGTGGTATCACAATCGTATCTAAAAACGTTTCTGTTCAATACAAAGATGTAAAAATTAACATTATTGACACTCCTGGTCACGCGGATTTCGGCGGTGAGGTAGAGCGTGTTTTAAAAATGGCCGATGGTGTACTTTTACTTTGCGATGCTTTTGAAGGTGCAATGCCTCAAACACGTTTCGTAACGCAAAAAGCTTTGGCACTGGGTTTAAAACCAATTGTGGTTGTAAACAAAGTGGATAAAGAAAACTGTCGCCCTGAAGAGGTTTATGAGCAAATTTTCGAATTGTTCTTTAACCTTGAAGCAACTGAAGAGCAATTGGATTTCCCGGTTATTTACGGTTCATCTAAACAAGGATGGATGAGTACTGACTGGCAAAAACCAACTACAGATATTTTCGCATTATTAGATGCGGTTGTGGCCAACATTCCACCTGCACCAATAAACGAAGGTACTTTACAGATGCAAATTACTTCGTTAGATTATTCATCTTTCGTAGGTCGTATTGCAATCGGTCGTGTTCACCGTGGTTCAATTAAAGAAAACCAACCGGTTACTTTAATTAAACGCGATGGTAAAATCGTTAAATCAAGAGTAAAAGAACTTTATACTTTCGAAGGTTTAGGAAAAATCCGTACTACAGAAGTGGGTTCTGGCGATATTTGTGCAGTTGTAGGTATCGATGGTTTTGATATTGGTGATACAATCGCTGATTTCGAAGCACCAGAACAATTACCAGTAATCAGCATTGATGAGCCAACAATGAACATGTTGTTCACCATCAACAACTCACCTTTCTTTGGTAAAGAAGGTAAATTAGTTACTTCTCAACGTATCAAAGATCGTTTGATGAAGGAAATGGAGAAAAACTTGGCATTAAAAGTTGTTGAAACTCAAGGTGCAGATTCATGGTTAGTTTACGGTCGTGGTATTCTTCACTTATCTGTATTAATCGAAACGATGCGTCGTGAAGGTTATGAATTACAGGTTGGTCAGCCACAGGTTATTGTTAAAGAAATCGACGGTAAAAAACATGAGCCGGTTGAAACTTTAATTGTTGATGTACCTGCTGAAGTTTCTGGTAAAGTAATCGAATTGGTAACTCAACGTAAAGGTGAGTTATTAATTATGGAGCCAAAAGGCGATTTACAACACTTAGAATTCGAAATCCCATCTCGTGGTATTATCGGTTTACGTAACAACGTATTAACTGCTACTGCTGGTGAGGCGATTATGGCACACCGTTTCAAAGCTTACGAGCCTTGGAAAGGTGCAATTCCTGGTCGTTTAAATGGTGTACTAATCTCTATGGATAAAGGAACTACTACTGCTTATTCAATTGATAAATTACAAGATAGAGGCCGTTTCTTTGTTGATCCGGGAGTTGATATTTACGAAGGACAAATTTTGGGCGAGCACATTCGCGATAACGATT is drawn from Pedobacter sp. HDW13 and contains these coding sequences:
- a CDS encoding Crp/Fnr family transcriptional regulator, giving the protein MQEIDVVAYAFSQFAKMDSAAFELSKLNWKIKRYKKGEFYNEHRTVCKFLGFIIDGVFRSYVVDEKSGEEKNVFLYSGNQFVVTFKSFINQQPCDYHTQAMTDALVVYIHIDDLLQLYQQSHQWETFGRLLAQEAFNIAMDRAESFVFKTPEQRYLDLIKYHPQIFNNIPLYHISSYLGIQGPSLSRIRKRLTGK
- a CDS encoding alpha/beta hydrolase; translation: MKTLKSKTIVLVHGLFVNNKSWENWKTFFETKGYTVYAPANPSHNGNPEALRKNIDPNLTQVNFVDVVNNLVQFIDALPEQPILIGHSLGGLTVQKLMDLGKGEAGVMIDGAPPQGVIPYEWSFWKSNFTVVNPFKGNSVFMPTKAWFHYTFGNTLPRVESDKVFDEFVVPESRAIAWGTLKSYAKIDFKKAHQPLLFIAGEKDHIMPASLNKRNYEAYKNQDSHRVTDFKMFNGRSHFICGEEGWEEVATYIYNWIKN
- the typA gene encoding translational GTPase TypA, translating into MQKIRNIAIIAHVDHGKTTLVDKILHSCSVFRDNEQKGELILDNNDLERERGITIVSKNVSVQYKDVKINIIDTPGHADFGGEVERVLKMADGVLLLCDAFEGAMPQTRFVTQKALALGLKPIVVVNKVDKENCRPEEVYEQIFELFFNLEATEEQLDFPVIYGSSKQGWMSTDWQKPTTDIFALLDAVVANIPPAPINEGTLQMQITSLDYSSFVGRIAIGRVHRGSIKENQPVTLIKRDGKIVKSRVKELYTFEGLGKIRTTEVGSGDICAVVGIDGFDIGDTIADFEAPEQLPVISIDEPTMNMLFTINNSPFFGKEGKLVTSQRIKDRLMKEMEKNLALKVVETQGADSWLVYGRGILHLSVLIETMRREGYELQVGQPQVIVKEIDGKKHEPVETLIVDVPAEVSGKVIELVTQRKGELLIMEPKGDLQHLEFEIPSRGIIGLRNNVLTATAGEAIMAHRFKAYEPWKGAIPGRLNGVLISMDKGTTTAYSIDKLQDRGRFFVDPGVDIYEGQILGEHIRDNDLVINIVKGKALTNMRASGTDDNTRIAPAIKFSLEESMEYIQADEYIEVTPQSMRLRKIFLTEQLRKANGSKN